The proteins below come from a single Blastocatellia bacterium genomic window:
- a CDS encoding ABC transporter permease — translation GKPHLRLIALVGLIVPRRLRADWRQEWQAELQYRELLLADWQRLDWRMRFSLLRRSLGAFWDALWLQSYRWEDDMIQDLRYGIRILFKQPAFTLIAVLSLALGIGANTAIFSLLDAVLLKSLPVKEPDKLVLFGKGEEGGLTNSFPHASCDLFSYPFYQEVRQRDEVFSDVAALLSMTWNVHGTVNNNSSGGEMQPLRVQPVSGTYFSTLGVNAALGRTFTEADDLTPGGHPVAVVSYAWWQSRMGGDPEAVGKTIAIDQTAYTIVGVAPAEFFGTTVGQAPDIYVPLAMEAQLPPAHWNVRNEKLSQSLYLIGRLKNGVSAEQASAAVNLLFKQSLQELAGPQPAAERAQAIERASIELTPAGKGVSELRREFSLSLRILMAVVGVVLLIACANIANLLLARAANRRREFAVRMAMGAGRIRLIRQLLTESILLAGLGGGAGVLLAWWGSRMLIGMASSSAEPLPLDVTPNMRILGFTLLASLLSAVVFGTAPALRAARIEPNAELKGGRGAARASSQSPLGKALVVVQVALSLLLLVGAGLFVRTLINLQSIPTGFNQRNVMLFEIDTSALGLKDKQYPALLREVEEKVKAVPGVEANAFAFLVFSQGGWTSLVETHDLAEADRASRVVRQNVVGQDYFAALGIPLLEGRGFGPQDTEKSQKVAVISETMAQRLFPGGSPLGRRFGTNGPQSHDEIEVIGVVKDSKYQSLTEEARPVAYYPSAQSPGPRGNLIVRFAGAPDRVIPQVRQAIQEVNHNLPIDEVLSLDEQIGRSLTQPKLVARLAAFFGLLALLLACIGLYGVLSYAVARRTNEIGIRMALGAQSRDVLWLMLREALMLVIIGVAVGLAASLAATRTASSLLYNLKPNDPLTITLATLLLLTIAILAGYLPARRAARVDPMVALRDE, via the coding sequence TACGGCATACGAATACTATTTAAGCAACCCGCCTTCACGCTGATCGCCGTGCTGTCGCTCGCCTTAGGCATCGGCGCCAACACTGCCATCTTCAGCCTGCTCGATGCCGTGCTGCTTAAATCGCTGCCGGTCAAAGAGCCGGACAAGCTGGTGCTATTCGGCAAAGGCGAGGAGGGCGGCCTGACCAACAGCTTCCCGCACGCGAGCTGCGACCTTTTCTCTTACCCTTTTTATCAAGAGGTGCGGCAGCGCGACGAAGTCTTTTCCGACGTGGCGGCGCTCTTGAGCATGACCTGGAACGTGCACGGCACGGTCAATAACAACAGCTCGGGCGGCGAGATGCAGCCGCTGCGAGTTCAGCCCGTCTCCGGCACATACTTCTCGACGCTCGGCGTGAATGCGGCGCTCGGGCGCACGTTCACTGAAGCGGATGACCTTACGCCCGGCGGCCACCCGGTCGCGGTCGTCAGCTACGCCTGGTGGCAGAGCCGCATGGGCGGCGACCCGGAGGCGGTCGGCAAGACAATCGCCATAGACCAGACCGCTTACACCATCGTCGGCGTCGCGCCGGCGGAGTTTTTCGGCACGACCGTGGGGCAGGCTCCCGACATCTATGTGCCGCTGGCGATGGAAGCGCAACTGCCGCCGGCCCACTGGAACGTGCGGAACGAGAAGCTCTCTCAGTCACTCTACCTCATTGGCCGGCTCAAAAACGGTGTCAGCGCCGAACAGGCCAGCGCCGCCGTCAATCTGCTCTTCAAACAGTCCTTACAAGAGCTAGCCGGGCCGCAGCCTGCCGCCGAGCGCGCGCAGGCCATCGAGCGCGCGAGCATCGAATTGACGCCGGCGGGCAAAGGCGTCTCTGAGCTGCGCCGCGAGTTCTCGCTGTCGCTGCGCATCCTGATGGCGGTCGTCGGCGTCGTGCTGCTGATTGCCTGCGCCAACATCGCCAACCTCTTGCTGGCGCGCGCCGCCAACCGCCGCAGGGAGTTCGCCGTGCGCATGGCGATGGGCGCGGGGCGCATACGGCTGATTCGCCAGCTGCTCACCGAAAGCATTCTGCTGGCCGGCCTGGGCGGCGGCGCGGGCGTCTTGCTGGCATGGTGGGGCAGCCGCATGCTGATCGGCATGGCGTCGTCGAGCGCCGAGCCGCTGCCCTTGGACGTGACGCCGAACATGCGCATTCTGGGCTTCACGCTGCTGGCGTCATTGCTCTCGGCGGTGGTCTTCGGGACCGCGCCGGCCTTGCGTGCCGCGCGCATCGAGCCGAATGCTGAACTCAAAGGCGGCAGGGGCGCGGCGCGCGCTTCGTCGCAGAGTCCGCTCGGTAAGGCGCTGGTCGTCGTGCAGGTGGCGCTGTCGCTGCTGCTGCTGGTCGGCGCGGGCTTGTTTGTGCGTACGCTGATCAACTTGCAGAGCATCCCGACGGGGTTCAATCAGCGGAACGTCATGCTCTTCGAGATTGACACGTCGGCGCTGGGCCTCAAAGACAAGCAGTACCCGGCGCTGCTGCGTGAGGTCGAAGAGAAGGTGAAGGCGGTGCCCGGCGTCGAGGCCAACGCTTTCGCCTTCCTGGTCTTCAGCCAGGGCGGGTGGACGAGTCTGGTCGAGACGCACGACCTGGCGGAGGCGGATCGTGCGAGCCGCGTCGTCCGGCAGAACGTCGTCGGCCAGGATTACTTCGCGGCGCTGGGCATCCCGCTGCTCGAAGGCCGCGGCTTCGGCCCGCAGGACACCGAGAAGTCGCAGAAGGTCGCGGTCATCAGCGAAACCATGGCGCAGCGTCTCTTCCCCGGCGGCTCGCCGCTCGGCAGGCGCTTCGGCACAAACGGTCCGCAATCGCACGACGAGATTGAAGTCATCGGCGTCGTCAAAGACTCCAAGTACCAGAGCCTGACTGAAGAGGCGCGGCCGGTGGCCTACTACCCGTCTGCGCAGAGCCCGGGGCCGCGCGGCAACCTCATCGTGCGTTTTGCGGGCGCGCCCGACCGGGTCATCCCGCAGGTGCGGCAAGCCATTCAGGAAGTCAACCACAACCTGCCGATTGATGAAGTCTTGAGCCTCGACGAACAGATCGGGCGCTCGCTCACCCAGCCGAAGCTGGTGGCGCGGCTCGCCGCCTTCTTCGGCCTGCTGGCGCTGCTGCTTGCTTGTATCGGACTGTATGGCGTCCTGTCGTATGCGGTGGCGCGGCGCACCAACGAGATCGGCATTCGCATGGCGCTCGGGGCGCAGAGTCGTGACGTGCTATGGCTGATGCTGCGCGAAGCGCTGATGCTGGTCATCATCGGCGTCGCCGTCGGCCTGGCGGCTTCACTGGCGGCAACGCGGACGGCTTCGAGCCTGCTCTATAACCTGAAGCCAAACGACCCGCTGACGATCACGCTGGCGACGTTGCTGTTGCTGACCATCGCTATACTGGCGGGTTACCTGCCGGCTCGCAGGGCCGCCCGCGTCGACCCGATGGTGGCGCTGCGCGATGAGTAG